The Rhododendron vialii isolate Sample 1 chromosome 8a, ASM3025357v1 genome has a window encoding:
- the LOC131336402 gene encoding uncharacterized protein LOC131336402 isoform X9, translating into MCDSTLVCSSLSLGDSTTKRAASSIAGSCNSETKSNNPDESRNDHSFCFQAKDFRVDAITLKLSSKTSGGYIYRLQLEKDVQRLQQQLQEEMELHAILENAIENNAVIPPGVSHLPAHALELLSSISILESAILKLEEEFISLHFQTVVEMDTKFCQPLDVDELSTDVRPKDLWDNPNRLSEEMVRCMKNIFISLADSTARLKSSASESQYSSLSPCGHLSNSSMLSLSERSRMSSGVQSPQLNKQCNPEVLATENTFDPYRVGCKLSWGDIGSYRLATEVSWMSVGRKQLEYAAGALRRFRTLVEQLARVNPIYLSGNEKLAFWINLYNALIMHAYLAYGVPRSELKLFSLMQKAAYTIGGHSLSAAAIEYVILKMKPPAHRPQIALLLALHKLKVLEEQRKYAIDSSEPLVAFALSCGLYSSPAIRIYTASNVREELHEAQRDFIRASVGVSSKGRLLVPKMLHCFSKSFVDDADLAVWISHYLPPHQAAFVEQCISKRRQSLLSSRNCGILPFDSRFRYLFLPEQM; encoded by the exons ATGTGTGACTCAACACTTGTGTGCTCGTCTCTGAGTTT GGGTGACAGTACTACCAAACGTGCTGCCTCTTCTATTGCTGGTTCTTGTAATTCAGAAACCAAGTCAAATAACCCAGATGAAAGTCGCAATGATCACTCCTTCTGT TTTCAGGCGAAGGATTTTCGTGTTGATGCTATAACTCTCAAATTATCCTCAAAAACCAGTGGTGGTTATATCTATAGATTGCAACTTGAGAAGGAC GTGCAAAGATTACAACAGCAACTGCAAGAAGAAATGGAACTGCATGCTATTCTGGAAAATGCTATTGAAAATAATGCCGTAATACCACCTGGTGTATCACACCTTCCTGCTCAT GCTCTGGAGTTATTATCCAGTATTTCAATATTGGAGTCTgcaattttaaaacttgaagaAGAGTTTATCTCTTTGCATTTCCAA ACTGTTGTGGAAATGGACACCAAATTTTGCCAGCCTCTTGATGTTGATGAGCTTAGTACAGATGTGCGACCTAAAGATCTGTGGGATAATCCTAATCGACTATCAGAGGAAATGGTTCGGTGCATGAAAAATATATTCATCTCTCTAGCTGATTCTACTGCACGATTGAAGTCATCGGCATCAGAGTCCCAATATTCATCTCTGTCTCCATGTGGACATCTTTCCAATTCATCAATGTTGTCATTATCTGAACGTTCACGAATGTCATCAGGGGTGCAGAGTCCACAACTTAATAAACAGTGTAATCCCGAGGTGTTGGCCACGGAGAACACTTTTGATCCGTACAGAGTGGGCTGTAAATTAAGTTGGGGAGATATTGGAAGCTATAGATTGGCAACTGAAGTTTCATGGATGTCAGTTGGGAGGAAGCAGCTTGAATATGCTGCAGGGGCTCTTCGTCGGTTCAG AACACTGGTTGAGCAACTGGCAAGAGTGAATCCCATCTACTTGAGCGGCAATGAGAAGTTGGCTTTCTGGATCAATTTATACAATGCACTAATAATGCAT GCATATTTGGCATATGGAGTCCCAAGAAGTGAATTGAAGCTCTTTTCTTTGATGCAGAAG GCAGCATACACCATTGGGGGGCATTCTCTTAGTGCGGCTGCAATCGAGTATGTGATTTTGAAGATGAAACCACCAGCCCATAGGCCACAGATT GCTTTGCTTCTTGCTCTTCATAAGCTAAAGGTATTGGAAGAGCAACGGAAGTATGCTATTGATTCATCTGAACCTCTTGTGGCTTTTGCTCTCAGCTGTGGACTGTACTCATCACCTGCA ATAAGGATTTATACAGCTAGTAATGTGAGAGAAGAGCTGCATGAAGCTCAGCGTGATTTTATTCGAGCTTCAGTTGGGGTAAGCAGCAAGGGAAGGCTATTGGTACCCAAAATGCTTCACTGCTTCTCCAAAAGCTTTGTAGATGACGCAGACTTAGCTGTATGGATATCACATTACCTTCCACCTCATCAGGCTGCCTTCGTTGAACAATGCATATCAAAGAGGCGACAAAGCCTCCTTAGTTCACGCAATTGTGGAATTCTTCCATTTGATTCACGATTCCGTTATCTGTTTCTTCCAGAACAAATGTAA
- the LOC131336402 gene encoding uncharacterized protein LOC131336402 isoform X11, whose amino-acid sequence MCDSTLVCSSLSLGDSTTKRAASSIAGSCNSETKSNNPDESRNDHSFCFQAKDFRVDAITLKLSSKTSGGYIYRLQLEKDVQRLQQQLQEEMELHAILENAIENNAVIPPGVSHLPAHTVVEMDTKFCQPLDVDELSTDVRPKDLWDNPNRLSEEMVRCMKNIFISLADSTARLKSSASESQYSSLSPCGHLSNSSMLSLSERSRMSSGVQSPQLNKQCNPEVLATENTFDPYRVGCKLSWGDIGSYRLATEVSWMSVGRKQLEYAAGALRRFRTLVEQLARVNPIYLSGNEKLAFWINLYNALIMHAYLAYGVPRSELKLFSLMQKAAYTIGGHSLSAAAIEYVILKMKPPAHRPQIALLLALHKLKVLEEQRKYAIDSSEPLVAFALSCGLYSSPAIRIYTASNVREELHEAQRDFIRASVGVSSKGRLLVPKMLHCFSKSFVDDADLAVWISHYLPPHQAAFVEQCISKRRQSLLSSRNCGILPFDSRFRYLFLPEQM is encoded by the exons ATGTGTGACTCAACACTTGTGTGCTCGTCTCTGAGTTT GGGTGACAGTACTACCAAACGTGCTGCCTCTTCTATTGCTGGTTCTTGTAATTCAGAAACCAAGTCAAATAACCCAGATGAAAGTCGCAATGATCACTCCTTCTGT TTTCAGGCGAAGGATTTTCGTGTTGATGCTATAACTCTCAAATTATCCTCAAAAACCAGTGGTGGTTATATCTATAGATTGCAACTTGAGAAGGAC GTGCAAAGATTACAACAGCAACTGCAAGAAGAAATGGAACTGCATGCTATTCTGGAAAATGCTATTGAAAATAATGCCGTAATACCACCTGGTGTATCACACCTTCCTGCTCAT ACTGTTGTGGAAATGGACACCAAATTTTGCCAGCCTCTTGATGTTGATGAGCTTAGTACAGATGTGCGACCTAAAGATCTGTGGGATAATCCTAATCGACTATCAGAGGAAATGGTTCGGTGCATGAAAAATATATTCATCTCTCTAGCTGATTCTACTGCACGATTGAAGTCATCGGCATCAGAGTCCCAATATTCATCTCTGTCTCCATGTGGACATCTTTCCAATTCATCAATGTTGTCATTATCTGAACGTTCACGAATGTCATCAGGGGTGCAGAGTCCACAACTTAATAAACAGTGTAATCCCGAGGTGTTGGCCACGGAGAACACTTTTGATCCGTACAGAGTGGGCTGTAAATTAAGTTGGGGAGATATTGGAAGCTATAGATTGGCAACTGAAGTTTCATGGATGTCAGTTGGGAGGAAGCAGCTTGAATATGCTGCAGGGGCTCTTCGTCGGTTCAG AACACTGGTTGAGCAACTGGCAAGAGTGAATCCCATCTACTTGAGCGGCAATGAGAAGTTGGCTTTCTGGATCAATTTATACAATGCACTAATAATGCAT GCATATTTGGCATATGGAGTCCCAAGAAGTGAATTGAAGCTCTTTTCTTTGATGCAGAAG GCAGCATACACCATTGGGGGGCATTCTCTTAGTGCGGCTGCAATCGAGTATGTGATTTTGAAGATGAAACCACCAGCCCATAGGCCACAGATT GCTTTGCTTCTTGCTCTTCATAAGCTAAAGGTATTGGAAGAGCAACGGAAGTATGCTATTGATTCATCTGAACCTCTTGTGGCTTTTGCTCTCAGCTGTGGACTGTACTCATCACCTGCA ATAAGGATTTATACAGCTAGTAATGTGAGAGAAGAGCTGCATGAAGCTCAGCGTGATTTTATTCGAGCTTCAGTTGGGGTAAGCAGCAAGGGAAGGCTATTGGTACCCAAAATGCTTCACTGCTTCTCCAAAAGCTTTGTAGATGACGCAGACTTAGCTGTATGGATATCACATTACCTTCCACCTCATCAGGCTGCCTTCGTTGAACAATGCATATCAAAGAGGCGACAAAGCCTCCTTAGTTCACGCAATTGTGGAATTCTTCCATTTGATTCACGATTCCGTTATCTGTTTCTTCCAGAACAAATGTAA
- the LOC131336402 gene encoding uncharacterized protein LOC131336402 isoform X2 produces the protein MCDSTLVCSSLSLGDSTTKRAASSIAGSCNSETKSNNPDESRNDHSFCFQAKDFRVDAITLKLSSKTSGGYIYRLQLEKDVQRLQQQLQEEMELHAILENAIENNAVIPPGVSHLPAHALELLSSISILESAILKLEEEFISLHFQVSQERNERRLTEYRWRHSSQTFFVFSDVVKASTVVEMDTKFCQPLDVDELSTDVRPKDLWDNPNRLSEEMVRCMKNIFISLADSTARLKSSASESQYSSLSPCGHLSNSSMLSLSERSRMSSGVQSPQLNKQCNPEVLATENTFDPYRVGCKLSWGDIGSYRLATEVSWMSVGRKQLEYAAGALRRFRTLVEQLARVNPIYLSGNEKLAFWINLYNALIMHAYLAYGVPRSELKLFSLMQKAAYTIGGHSLSAAAIEYVILKMKPPAHRPQIALLLALHKLKVLEEQRKYAIDSSEPLVAFALSCGLYSSPAIRIYTASNVREELHEAQRDFIRASVGVSSKGRLLVPKMLHCFSKSFVDDADLAVWISHYLPPHQAAFVEQCISKRRQSLLSSRNCGILPFDSRFRYLFLPEQM, from the exons ATGTGTGACTCAACACTTGTGTGCTCGTCTCTGAGTTT GGGTGACAGTACTACCAAACGTGCTGCCTCTTCTATTGCTGGTTCTTGTAATTCAGAAACCAAGTCAAATAACCCAGATGAAAGTCGCAATGATCACTCCTTCTGT TTTCAGGCGAAGGATTTTCGTGTTGATGCTATAACTCTCAAATTATCCTCAAAAACCAGTGGTGGTTATATCTATAGATTGCAACTTGAGAAGGAC GTGCAAAGATTACAACAGCAACTGCAAGAAGAAATGGAACTGCATGCTATTCTGGAAAATGCTATTGAAAATAATGCCGTAATACCACCTGGTGTATCACACCTTCCTGCTCAT GCTCTGGAGTTATTATCCAGTATTTCAATATTGGAGTCTgcaattttaaaacttgaagaAGAGTTTATCTCTTTGCATTTCCAAGTAAGTCAGGAAAGAAATGAACGAAGACTTACAGAATATCGCTGGAGGCATTCTTCCCagacattttttgttttctctgatGTTGTGAAAGCATCG ACTGTTGTGGAAATGGACACCAAATTTTGCCAGCCTCTTGATGTTGATGAGCTTAGTACAGATGTGCGACCTAAAGATCTGTGGGATAATCCTAATCGACTATCAGAGGAAATGGTTCGGTGCATGAAAAATATATTCATCTCTCTAGCTGATTCTACTGCACGATTGAAGTCATCGGCATCAGAGTCCCAATATTCATCTCTGTCTCCATGTGGACATCTTTCCAATTCATCAATGTTGTCATTATCTGAACGTTCACGAATGTCATCAGGGGTGCAGAGTCCACAACTTAATAAACAGTGTAATCCCGAGGTGTTGGCCACGGAGAACACTTTTGATCCGTACAGAGTGGGCTGTAAATTAAGTTGGGGAGATATTGGAAGCTATAGATTGGCAACTGAAGTTTCATGGATGTCAGTTGGGAGGAAGCAGCTTGAATATGCTGCAGGGGCTCTTCGTCGGTTCAG AACACTGGTTGAGCAACTGGCAAGAGTGAATCCCATCTACTTGAGCGGCAATGAGAAGTTGGCTTTCTGGATCAATTTATACAATGCACTAATAATGCAT GCATATTTGGCATATGGAGTCCCAAGAAGTGAATTGAAGCTCTTTTCTTTGATGCAGAAG GCAGCATACACCATTGGGGGGCATTCTCTTAGTGCGGCTGCAATCGAGTATGTGATTTTGAAGATGAAACCACCAGCCCATAGGCCACAGATT GCTTTGCTTCTTGCTCTTCATAAGCTAAAGGTATTGGAAGAGCAACGGAAGTATGCTATTGATTCATCTGAACCTCTTGTGGCTTTTGCTCTCAGCTGTGGACTGTACTCATCACCTGCA ATAAGGATTTATACAGCTAGTAATGTGAGAGAAGAGCTGCATGAAGCTCAGCGTGATTTTATTCGAGCTTCAGTTGGGGTAAGCAGCAAGGGAAGGCTATTGGTACCCAAAATGCTTCACTGCTTCTCCAAAAGCTTTGTAGATGACGCAGACTTAGCTGTATGGATATCACATTACCTTCCACCTCATCAGGCTGCCTTCGTTGAACAATGCATATCAAAGAGGCGACAAAGCCTCCTTAGTTCACGCAATTGTGGAATTCTTCCATTTGATTCACGATTCCGTTATCTGTTTCTTCCAGAACAAATGTAA
- the LOC131336402 gene encoding uncharacterized protein LOC131336402 isoform X4 — translation MCDSTLVCSSLSLGDSTTKRAASSIAGSCNSETKSNNPDESRNDHSFCAKDFRVDAITLKLSSKTSGGYIYRLQLEKDVQRLQQQLQEEMELHAILENAIENNAVIPPGVSHLPAHALELLSSISILESAILKLEEEFISLHFQVSQERNERRLTEYRWRHSSQTFFVFSDVVKASTVVEMDTKFCQPLDVDELSTDVRPKDLWDNPNRLSEEMVRCMKNIFISLADSTARLKSSASESQYSSLSPCGHLSNSSMLSLSERSRMSSGVQSPQLNKQCNPEVLATENTFDPYRVGCKLSWGDIGSYRLATEVSWMSVGRKQLEYAAGALRRFRTLVEQLARVNPIYLSGNEKLAFWINLYNALIMHAYLAYGVPRSELKLFSLMQKAAYTIGGHSLSAAAIEYVILKMKPPAHRPQIALLLALHKLKVLEEQRKYAIDSSEPLVAFALSCGLYSSPAIRIYTASNVREELHEAQRDFIRASVGVSSKGRLLVPKMLHCFSKSFVDDADLAVWISHYLPPHQAAFVEQCISKRRQSLLSSRNCGILPFDSRFRYLFLPEQM, via the exons ATGTGTGACTCAACACTTGTGTGCTCGTCTCTGAGTTT GGGTGACAGTACTACCAAACGTGCTGCCTCTTCTATTGCTGGTTCTTGTAATTCAGAAACCAAGTCAAATAACCCAGATGAAAGTCGCAATGATCACTCCTTCTGT GCGAAGGATTTTCGTGTTGATGCTATAACTCTCAAATTATCCTCAAAAACCAGTGGTGGTTATATCTATAGATTGCAACTTGAGAAGGAC GTGCAAAGATTACAACAGCAACTGCAAGAAGAAATGGAACTGCATGCTATTCTGGAAAATGCTATTGAAAATAATGCCGTAATACCACCTGGTGTATCACACCTTCCTGCTCAT GCTCTGGAGTTATTATCCAGTATTTCAATATTGGAGTCTgcaattttaaaacttgaagaAGAGTTTATCTCTTTGCATTTCCAAGTAAGTCAGGAAAGAAATGAACGAAGACTTACAGAATATCGCTGGAGGCATTCTTCCCagacattttttgttttctctgatGTTGTGAAAGCATCG ACTGTTGTGGAAATGGACACCAAATTTTGCCAGCCTCTTGATGTTGATGAGCTTAGTACAGATGTGCGACCTAAAGATCTGTGGGATAATCCTAATCGACTATCAGAGGAAATGGTTCGGTGCATGAAAAATATATTCATCTCTCTAGCTGATTCTACTGCACGATTGAAGTCATCGGCATCAGAGTCCCAATATTCATCTCTGTCTCCATGTGGACATCTTTCCAATTCATCAATGTTGTCATTATCTGAACGTTCACGAATGTCATCAGGGGTGCAGAGTCCACAACTTAATAAACAGTGTAATCCCGAGGTGTTGGCCACGGAGAACACTTTTGATCCGTACAGAGTGGGCTGTAAATTAAGTTGGGGAGATATTGGAAGCTATAGATTGGCAACTGAAGTTTCATGGATGTCAGTTGGGAGGAAGCAGCTTGAATATGCTGCAGGGGCTCTTCGTCGGTTCAG AACACTGGTTGAGCAACTGGCAAGAGTGAATCCCATCTACTTGAGCGGCAATGAGAAGTTGGCTTTCTGGATCAATTTATACAATGCACTAATAATGCAT GCATATTTGGCATATGGAGTCCCAAGAAGTGAATTGAAGCTCTTTTCTTTGATGCAGAAG GCAGCATACACCATTGGGGGGCATTCTCTTAGTGCGGCTGCAATCGAGTATGTGATTTTGAAGATGAAACCACCAGCCCATAGGCCACAGATT GCTTTGCTTCTTGCTCTTCATAAGCTAAAGGTATTGGAAGAGCAACGGAAGTATGCTATTGATTCATCTGAACCTCTTGTGGCTTTTGCTCTCAGCTGTGGACTGTACTCATCACCTGCA ATAAGGATTTATACAGCTAGTAATGTGAGAGAAGAGCTGCATGAAGCTCAGCGTGATTTTATTCGAGCTTCAGTTGGGGTAAGCAGCAAGGGAAGGCTATTGGTACCCAAAATGCTTCACTGCTTCTCCAAAAGCTTTGTAGATGACGCAGACTTAGCTGTATGGATATCACATTACCTTCCACCTCATCAGGCTGCCTTCGTTGAACAATGCATATCAAAGAGGCGACAAAGCCTCCTTAGTTCACGCAATTGTGGAATTCTTCCATTTGATTCACGATTCCGTTATCTGTTTCTTCCAGAACAAATGTAA
- the LOC131336402 gene encoding uncharacterized protein LOC131336402 isoform X10 — protein MCDSTLVCSSLSLGDSTTKRAASSIAGSCNSETKSNNPDESRNDHSFCAKDFRVDAITLKLSSKTSGGYIYRLQLEKDVQRLQQQLQEEMELHAILENAIENNAVIPPGVSHLPAHALELLSSISILESAILKLEEEFISLHFQTVVEMDTKFCQPLDVDELSTDVRPKDLWDNPNRLSEEMVRCMKNIFISLADSTARLKSSASESQYSSLSPCGHLSNSSMLSLSERSRMSSGVQSPQLNKQCNPEVLATENTFDPYRVGCKLSWGDIGSYRLATEVSWMSVGRKQLEYAAGALRRFRTLVEQLARVNPIYLSGNEKLAFWINLYNALIMHAYLAYGVPRSELKLFSLMQKAAYTIGGHSLSAAAIEYVILKMKPPAHRPQIALLLALHKLKVLEEQRKYAIDSSEPLVAFALSCGLYSSPAIRIYTASNVREELHEAQRDFIRASVGVSSKGRLLVPKMLHCFSKSFVDDADLAVWISHYLPPHQAAFVEQCISKRRQSLLSSRNCGILPFDSRFRYLFLPEQM, from the exons ATGTGTGACTCAACACTTGTGTGCTCGTCTCTGAGTTT GGGTGACAGTACTACCAAACGTGCTGCCTCTTCTATTGCTGGTTCTTGTAATTCAGAAACCAAGTCAAATAACCCAGATGAAAGTCGCAATGATCACTCCTTCTGT GCGAAGGATTTTCGTGTTGATGCTATAACTCTCAAATTATCCTCAAAAACCAGTGGTGGTTATATCTATAGATTGCAACTTGAGAAGGAC GTGCAAAGATTACAACAGCAACTGCAAGAAGAAATGGAACTGCATGCTATTCTGGAAAATGCTATTGAAAATAATGCCGTAATACCACCTGGTGTATCACACCTTCCTGCTCAT GCTCTGGAGTTATTATCCAGTATTTCAATATTGGAGTCTgcaattttaaaacttgaagaAGAGTTTATCTCTTTGCATTTCCAA ACTGTTGTGGAAATGGACACCAAATTTTGCCAGCCTCTTGATGTTGATGAGCTTAGTACAGATGTGCGACCTAAAGATCTGTGGGATAATCCTAATCGACTATCAGAGGAAATGGTTCGGTGCATGAAAAATATATTCATCTCTCTAGCTGATTCTACTGCACGATTGAAGTCATCGGCATCAGAGTCCCAATATTCATCTCTGTCTCCATGTGGACATCTTTCCAATTCATCAATGTTGTCATTATCTGAACGTTCACGAATGTCATCAGGGGTGCAGAGTCCACAACTTAATAAACAGTGTAATCCCGAGGTGTTGGCCACGGAGAACACTTTTGATCCGTACAGAGTGGGCTGTAAATTAAGTTGGGGAGATATTGGAAGCTATAGATTGGCAACTGAAGTTTCATGGATGTCAGTTGGGAGGAAGCAGCTTGAATATGCTGCAGGGGCTCTTCGTCGGTTCAG AACACTGGTTGAGCAACTGGCAAGAGTGAATCCCATCTACTTGAGCGGCAATGAGAAGTTGGCTTTCTGGATCAATTTATACAATGCACTAATAATGCAT GCATATTTGGCATATGGAGTCCCAAGAAGTGAATTGAAGCTCTTTTCTTTGATGCAGAAG GCAGCATACACCATTGGGGGGCATTCTCTTAGTGCGGCTGCAATCGAGTATGTGATTTTGAAGATGAAACCACCAGCCCATAGGCCACAGATT GCTTTGCTTCTTGCTCTTCATAAGCTAAAGGTATTGGAAGAGCAACGGAAGTATGCTATTGATTCATCTGAACCTCTTGTGGCTTTTGCTCTCAGCTGTGGACTGTACTCATCACCTGCA ATAAGGATTTATACAGCTAGTAATGTGAGAGAAGAGCTGCATGAAGCTCAGCGTGATTTTATTCGAGCTTCAGTTGGGGTAAGCAGCAAGGGAAGGCTATTGGTACCCAAAATGCTTCACTGCTTCTCCAAAAGCTTTGTAGATGACGCAGACTTAGCTGTATGGATATCACATTACCTTCCACCTCATCAGGCTGCCTTCGTTGAACAATGCATATCAAAGAGGCGACAAAGCCTCCTTAGTTCACGCAATTGTGGAATTCTTCCATTTGATTCACGATTCCGTTATCTGTTTCTTCCAGAACAAATGTAA
- the LOC131336402 gene encoding uncharacterized protein LOC131336402 isoform X12, which produces MCDSTLVCSSLSLGDSTTKRAASSIAGSCNSETKSNNPDESRNDHSFCAKDFRVDAITLKLSSKTSGGYIYRLQLEKDVQRLQQQLQEEMELHAILENAIENNAVIPPGVSHLPAHTVVEMDTKFCQPLDVDELSTDVRPKDLWDNPNRLSEEMVRCMKNIFISLADSTARLKSSASESQYSSLSPCGHLSNSSMLSLSERSRMSSGVQSPQLNKQCNPEVLATENTFDPYRVGCKLSWGDIGSYRLATEVSWMSVGRKQLEYAAGALRRFRTLVEQLARVNPIYLSGNEKLAFWINLYNALIMHAYLAYGVPRSELKLFSLMQKAAYTIGGHSLSAAAIEYVILKMKPPAHRPQIALLLALHKLKVLEEQRKYAIDSSEPLVAFALSCGLYSSPAIRIYTASNVREELHEAQRDFIRASVGVSSKGRLLVPKMLHCFSKSFVDDADLAVWISHYLPPHQAAFVEQCISKRRQSLLSSRNCGILPFDSRFRYLFLPEQM; this is translated from the exons ATGTGTGACTCAACACTTGTGTGCTCGTCTCTGAGTTT GGGTGACAGTACTACCAAACGTGCTGCCTCTTCTATTGCTGGTTCTTGTAATTCAGAAACCAAGTCAAATAACCCAGATGAAAGTCGCAATGATCACTCCTTCTGT GCGAAGGATTTTCGTGTTGATGCTATAACTCTCAAATTATCCTCAAAAACCAGTGGTGGTTATATCTATAGATTGCAACTTGAGAAGGAC GTGCAAAGATTACAACAGCAACTGCAAGAAGAAATGGAACTGCATGCTATTCTGGAAAATGCTATTGAAAATAATGCCGTAATACCACCTGGTGTATCACACCTTCCTGCTCAT ACTGTTGTGGAAATGGACACCAAATTTTGCCAGCCTCTTGATGTTGATGAGCTTAGTACAGATGTGCGACCTAAAGATCTGTGGGATAATCCTAATCGACTATCAGAGGAAATGGTTCGGTGCATGAAAAATATATTCATCTCTCTAGCTGATTCTACTGCACGATTGAAGTCATCGGCATCAGAGTCCCAATATTCATCTCTGTCTCCATGTGGACATCTTTCCAATTCATCAATGTTGTCATTATCTGAACGTTCACGAATGTCATCAGGGGTGCAGAGTCCACAACTTAATAAACAGTGTAATCCCGAGGTGTTGGCCACGGAGAACACTTTTGATCCGTACAGAGTGGGCTGTAAATTAAGTTGGGGAGATATTGGAAGCTATAGATTGGCAACTGAAGTTTCATGGATGTCAGTTGGGAGGAAGCAGCTTGAATATGCTGCAGGGGCTCTTCGTCGGTTCAG AACACTGGTTGAGCAACTGGCAAGAGTGAATCCCATCTACTTGAGCGGCAATGAGAAGTTGGCTTTCTGGATCAATTTATACAATGCACTAATAATGCAT GCATATTTGGCATATGGAGTCCCAAGAAGTGAATTGAAGCTCTTTTCTTTGATGCAGAAG GCAGCATACACCATTGGGGGGCATTCTCTTAGTGCGGCTGCAATCGAGTATGTGATTTTGAAGATGAAACCACCAGCCCATAGGCCACAGATT GCTTTGCTTCTTGCTCTTCATAAGCTAAAGGTATTGGAAGAGCAACGGAAGTATGCTATTGATTCATCTGAACCTCTTGTGGCTTTTGCTCTCAGCTGTGGACTGTACTCATCACCTGCA ATAAGGATTTATACAGCTAGTAATGTGAGAGAAGAGCTGCATGAAGCTCAGCGTGATTTTATTCGAGCTTCAGTTGGGGTAAGCAGCAAGGGAAGGCTATTGGTACCCAAAATGCTTCACTGCTTCTCCAAAAGCTTTGTAGATGACGCAGACTTAGCTGTATGGATATCACATTACCTTCCACCTCATCAGGCTGCCTTCGTTGAACAATGCATATCAAAGAGGCGACAAAGCCTCCTTAGTTCACGCAATTGTGGAATTCTTCCATTTGATTCACGATTCCGTTATCTGTTTCTTCCAGAACAAATGTAA